From Hyla sarda isolate aHylSar1 chromosome 5, aHylSar1.hap1, whole genome shotgun sequence, a single genomic window includes:
- the RREB1 gene encoding ras-responsive element-binding protein 1 isoform X4, whose product MLPASFSTGPCQIQPFQQPGSSLVVKVLERVAANSTYSVSATIMTDKSIRQDVQTTTEHMAKDGAKETTSAKDHMKPGNLFNGSEANDLSSVNAMMSAVMSTTNLAENGANLQNTKSPGKCPPPNRIGRRNQESKEEKSSYICPLCEKVCNSQHQLTMHIRQHNTDTGGTDHSCSICGKSLSSASSLDRHMLVHSGERPYKCSMCGQSFTTNGNMHRHMKIHEKDPNSAITTSPPSPHKRRRLTSKRKPGPEEETEKEPAPPAKKVVEEIQQVEQLKKTEDVLPCPLCAKEFPCKSSLDTHMETHPEASLKCDICCISFRTHRGLLRHNAVTHKLLPRDQSGKPFIQNNPSIPAGFNDLGFTDFSCNKFPIISQVWCETNLRRCISELHSFICEICNKAFPMPSALKLHLETHKGDQVHGLHKIETSTGENQEQKAFMAALGLQYTKDIKPVSQGDNSSDCFQAIHIEAMKSNLPHELGSNTTMLKLSPLEAPPVVGPFSVLPSAKENMKLLSLQPFQKGFTVQPDNSIVVKPISGELADIQQILKMATSAPSQISLPPLSKMSPAIIKHMPPLKPKPPVTPRTVVAASTPQSHATNQQTSPGCISPSLPPPPLRIIKNTVESATSAIYLQSRSGANSSSSTQNAQVPNSEFLKPRDLKTQLEQDSIIEAFMPLDLEVKIKQEVAEGDLKSIISGSNGKKTNQAKKVFYPCRFCDQVFTFSGVLRAHIRTHLGISPYQCNICDYIAADKAALIRHLRTHSGERPYICKICQYPFTVKANCERHLRKKHLKVTRKDIEKNIDYVSTNTSEMVDALCSPDTVCKCCGEDLKSYRALHIHMRSHSNFQKKKLFECKECGTAFSAKRNCIHHILKQHQHLQEKEIENHILSSCSPEQRRVDTPPLEDSTYLERKPTTSYLEPQNGFHHGGVSFPLKLEPASSFPVDLDEPLDFSQKNKNPCVFPVKEEPVFTSLASFDSSMEPIDLSIPKYAKQDKENPPIQPNTQEQICGPISQLFSCQPYQLPLSANELLEKAAAITHSKPVKNPVHLTVPIISPAVLGSATILRPLRPKPPPLLPKPPVTKELPPLASIAQIISSVSSAPALLKTDVTTPSSQVAANNSSTPEKSGTSKSQMTIQNKEPAPPSDASHNVTNLTSLSDLSNPAATVIGAKKRGRKKGTKNKPKVAMGVDLESSGEFASVEKMLATTDTNKFSPYLQSTEHLKEAVDKNGTSDDERDSSEDKKTKRNSYSNSLQKITCPYCPRVFPWASSLQRHMLTHTGQKPYPCAQCDAFFSTKSNCERHLLRKHGVANLSLRRNGLMAQSKESDVGSHDSTDSQSDADLSSAEVDVLDLTSGEREKAEQVPLTVSKQVSTNKEAADLTVYPEKSKQDEEEQLEDDAVSNKSLDLNFASKLIEFKLSPSEQATNNSCDVCGKNFKFAATLGRHKRAHSCVSKGQEKNAEHKFNDLSTHIFNSTPVNTDEQESQDEELPVDLKVSKSTVATEPLGQKQTESEDILEDKLEKPLDKSDDDKDNKPETKGTKADKRKKICTVCSKRFWSLQDLTRHMRSHTGERPYKCQTCERTFTLKHSLVRHQRIHQKIRDTKSQGKESDKEEQLPRGDDESDAESMQSSTQHISENECDTPIFSSLAVTRSKKSQSPSADAEESSQNNGAASKDGHKDPGSHKPAEAKTVEGGNKEPEKATIQLLTSEGSLPVGGPK is encoded by the exons GAATCAAAGGAGGAGAAGTCCTCATATATATGCCCCTTATGTGAAAAGGTCTGCAATTCACAGCACCAGCTTACTATGCACATCCGTCAG CACAATACTGACACCGGAGGAACAGATCATAGTTGTAGCATCTGTGGGAAATCCCTGAGCTCTGCTAGCTCTCTTGACCGCCATATGCTTGTCCACTCTGGAGAGCGGCCTTACAAATGTTCGATGTGTGGGCAGTCCTTCACTACCAATGGGAATATGCACAG GCACATGAAGATTCATGAGAAGGACCCAAATTCTGCAATAACTACAAGCCCTCCTTCCCCACATAAACGAAGGAGGCTGACATCTAAAAGAAAACCAGGCCCTGAAGAGGAAACCGAGAAAGAACCGGCTCCTCCAGCAAAGAAG GTGGTTGAAGAAATTCAGCAAGTTGAGCAATTGAAAAAGACTGAGGATGTCCTTCCCTGCCCTTTGTGCGCTAAAGAATTTCCTTGCAAGTCTAGTCTGGATACTCACATGGAGACTCATCCAGAAGCCTCTCTAAA GTGTGACATTTGCTGCATTTCATTTCGTACCCACCGTGGTCTGCTAAGACATAATGCTGTAACCCACAAGCTGCTCCCCAGAGACCAGTCTGGAAAGCCATTCATTCAAAACAACCCTTCCATCCCAGCTGGATTTAATGACTTGGGCTTTACTGACTTTTCTTGCAATAAGTTTCCTATCATTTCTCAG GTCTGGTGTGAAACCAATTTACGAAGATGCATCAGCGAATTGCACAGTTTCATATGTGAAATCTGCAACAAAGCGTTCCCGATGCCATCCGCTCTGAAACTGCACTTGGAAACCCATAAGGGGGATCAGGTTCACGGTCTGCACAAGATTGAAACATCGACTGGGGAGAATCAAGAACAGAAAGCTTTTATGGCAGCCTTGGGCCTGCAGTACACCAAAGACATCAAGCCTGTCAGTCAAGGGGATAATTCATCAGACTGTTTCCAGGCCATACACATAGAAGCTATGAAGAGCAACCTACCTCACGAGCTTGGTAGCAACACAACTATGCTAAAGTTGTCTCCTTTAGAAGCACCCCCTGTTGTTGGTCCTTTCTCAGTCCTACCCTCAGCGAAAGAAAACATGAAATTGCTTTCCTTGCAGCCTTTCCAAAAAGGCTTTACTGTACAACCAGACAATAGCATTGTGGTAAAACCTATCTCTGGAGAGTTGGCTGATATTCAGCAGATATTAAAGATGGCTACTTCAGCACCATCTCAGATTAGTCTTCCACCATTGTCTAAAATGTCTCCTGCCATTATTAAACATATGCCGCCATTAAAGCCAAAGCCACCAGTGACTCCTCGTACAGTTGTTGCTGCCTCTACTCCCCAATCTCATGCTACCAATCAGCAGACTTCCCCAGGCTGCATCAGCCCTAGCCTTCCTCCCCCACCTTTACGGATTATAAAGAACACTGTGGAATCTGCCACAAGCGCTATATATTTACAATCCAGGTCCGGAGCCAACTCCAGCTCCTCTACACAGAACGCCCAAGTACCAAACTCTGAATTCTTGAAACCACGAGATCTAAAGACACAGCTAGAACAGGACAGTATTATAGAAGCCTTTATGCCTTTAGACCTGGAGGTAAAGATCAAACAAGAAGTAGCTGAAGGGGATTTGAAATCAATTATTTCTGGATCAAATGGCAAAAAAACAAACCAAGCCAAAAAAGTGTTTTATCCTTGCCGCTTCTGTGATCAGGTATTTACATTCTCTGGTGTATTGCGGGCCCACATACGCACTCATTTGGGCATATCACCTTACCAGTGTAACATATGTGATTATATTGCGGCTGACAAAGCAGCTCTAATACGGCACCTGCGAACACACAGTGGTGAAAGACCGTACATATGTAAAATATGCCAGTACCCTTTCACTGTTAAAGCTAACTGTGAGAGACACCTACGTAAGAAGCATCTAAAGGTCACCAGGAAGGATATAGAAAAGAACATTGACTATGTATCCACAAATACATCTGAAATGGTGGATGCCCTCTGTTCCCCTGACACAGTTTGCAAATGCTGCGGGGAAGACTTGAAGAGTTATCGTGCTCTTCATATACATATGAGGAGCCACAGCAACTTTCAGAAAAAGAAACTTTTTGAATGCAAAGAGTGTGGCACAGCCTTTTCTGCCAAAAGAAACTGCATTCACCACATACTCAAGCAACACCAGCATTTGCAAGAAAAAGAAATAGAGAATCACATCTTGAGTTCCTGTAGCCCAGAGCAAAGAAGAGTAGACACTCCACCATTGGAGGATAGCACTTACCTCGAACGTAAACCTACCACATCTTACTTAGAACCACAGAATGGATTTCATCATGGGGGAGTTTCTTTTCCTCTAAAACTTGAACCTGCTTCCAGCTTTCCTGTGGACCTTGATGAACCCTTAGACTTTTCTCAAAAGAACAAAAACCCATGTGTGTTTCCAGTAAAGGAGGAGCCTGTCTTCACTTCCCTTGCCTCTTTTGATTCATCCATGGAACCCATTGATCTCTCTATACCCAAATATGCTAAGCAGGACAAAGAGAACCCACCAATTCAACCAAACACTCAAGAGCAAATATGTGGCCCTATCAGTCAACTCTTTAGCTGTCAGCCCTACCAACTTCCCCTAAGTGCCAATGAGCTCCTAGAAAAAGCTGCGGCTATCACACATTCCAAACCAGTGAAAAACCCTGTACACTTGACTGTTCCAATAATTTCTCCTGCCGTTCTTGGAAGTGCAACTATTCTCCGCCCTTTGAGGCCTAAACCACCTCCACTCTTGCCAAAGCCACCAGTCACTAAAGAGTTGCCACCACTGGCTTCCATTGCACAGATCATTTCTTCAgtatcctctgctccagctttgtTAAAAACTGATGTAACAACGCCTAGCTCTCAAGTTGCTGCCAACAATTCATCAACCCCTGAGAAATCTGGCACTTCCAAATCACAGATGACAATCCAGAATAAGGAACCTGCCCCTCCCAGTGATGCATCCCATAATGTTACAAACTTGACAAGCCTATCAGACCTCTCCAATCCTGCTGCTACAGTGATAGGAGCAAAGAAAAGGGGCAGAAAGAAGGGAACTAAAAATAAGCCCAAGGTAGCAATGGGTGTAGACCTTGAATCAAGTGGTGAATTTGCAAGTGTAGAGAAGATGTTGGCCACAACGGACACGAATAAGTTCAGTCCATATCTGCAATCCACAGAACATCTTAAAGAGGCTGTAGACAAAAATGGTACAAGCGATGATGAAAGAGACAGCAGTgaagataaaaaaacaaaaagaaattccTACTCAAATTCCTTGCAGAAGATAACCTGTCCTTACTGTCCCCGTGTTTTTCCCTGGGCAAGCTCCTTACAAAGACACATGTTGACTCACACAG gTCAGAAGCCCTACCCGTGTGCACAGTGCGATGCCTTCTTTTCTACTAAATCGAACTGTGAGCGCCATCTTTTACGCAAACATGGAGTTGCCAACCTCTCCTTAAGAAGAAACGGTCTTATGGCCCAGTCTAAAGAAAGTGATGTTGGATCTCATGATAGCACAG ACAGTCAGTCTGATGCAGACTTGTCATCTGCAGAAGTTGATGTCCTAGACCTGACTTCTGGGGAAAGGGAGAAAGCGGAGCAGGTTCCACTGACAGTCAGCAAGCAGGTATCCACCAACAAGGAAGCTGCCGATCTGACCGTTTACCCAGAGAAGTCTAAGCAGGATGAAGAGGAACAGTTGGAGGATGATGCTGTGAGCAACAAAAGCCTAGACCTTAATTTTGCGAGCAAGCTCATTGAGTTTAAGCTGTCGCCGAGTGAGCAGGCTACCAACAACTCTTGTGATGTCTGTGGGAAAAACTTTAAGTTTGCTGCCACTCTAGGCAGACATAAGAGGGCACACTCGTGTGTAAGCAAGGGACAAGAGAAAAATGCTGAACATAAATTCAATGACTTATCAACCCACATATTCAATTCTACACCTGTAAATACTGATGAGCAAGAAAGTCAAGATGAAGAGCTCCCTGTTGACTTAAAAGTTTCTAAGTCTACTGTGGCGACTGAACCATTAGGACAGAAGCAAACAGAGAGTGAAGACATTTTGGAAGACAAGTTAGAAAAGCCATTGGATAAAAGTGATGATGACAAGGACAACAAGCCTGAGACAAAGGGGACAAAGGCAGACAAACGAAAGAAGATCTGCACAGTCTGTAGTAAACGTTTCTGGTCCCTTCAGGATCTCACAAGACACATGAGATCTCACACAG GTGAGCGACCCTACAAATGTCAGACATGTGAACGCACTTTTACTCTCAAGCACAGTCTTGTTCGTCACCAGCGAATCCACCAGAAAATAAGAGATACTAAAAGCCAAGGGAAGGAGAGCGACAAAGAGGAACAGCTGCCAAGAGGAGATGATGAAAGTGATGCAGAATCCATGCAGAGCAGCACACAGCACATATCGGAAAATGAATGCGATACACCAATCTTTAGCAGCCTTGCTGTGACTAGGAGCAAAAAAAGCCAATCCCCCAGTGCGGATGCTGAAGAATCATCACAAAACAATGGAGCTGCATCTAAAGATGGCCACAAAGATCCAGGCAGCCATAAGCCGGCTGAGGCCAAAACTGTAGAGGGTGGTAACAAAGAGCCTGAAAAGGCTACTATACAGCTTCTAACCTCAGAGGGATCCCTGCCTGTTGGAGGACCTAAATGA
- the RREB1 gene encoding ras-responsive element-binding protein 1 isoform X1 codes for MVEHKFDKPKEIPIVSWTESWRSPMENQAAVYWCPAGGGIEGMLPASFSTGPCQIQPFQQPGSSLVVKVLERVAANSTYSVSATIMTDKSIRQDVQTTTEHMAKDGAKETTSAKDHMKPGNLFNGSEANDLSSVNAMMSAVMSTTNLAENGANLQNTKSPGKCPPPNRIGRRNQESKEEKSSYICPLCEKVCNSQHQLTMHIRQHNTDTGGTDHSCSICGKSLSSASSLDRHMLVHSGERPYKCSMCGQSFTTNGNMHRHMKIHEKDPNSAITTSPPSPHKRRRLTSKRKPGPEEETEKEPAPPAKKVVEEIQQVEQLKKTEDVLPCPLCAKEFPCKSSLDTHMETHPEASLKCDICCISFRTHRGLLRHNAVTHKLLPRDQSGKPFIQNNPSIPAGFNDLGFTDFSCNKFPIISQVWCETNLRRCISELHSFICEICNKAFPMPSALKLHLETHKGDQVHGLHKIETSTGENQEQKAFMAALGLQYTKDIKPVSQGDNSSDCFQAIHIEAMKSNLPHELGSNTTMLKLSPLEAPPVVGPFSVLPSAKENMKLLSLQPFQKGFTVQPDNSIVVKPISGELADIQQILKMATSAPSQISLPPLSKMSPAIIKHMPPLKPKPPVTPRTVVAASTPQSHATNQQTSPGCISPSLPPPPLRIIKNTVESATSAIYLQSRSGANSSSSTQNAQVPNSEFLKPRDLKTQLEQDSIIEAFMPLDLEVKIKQEVAEGDLKSIISGSNGKKTNQAKKVFYPCRFCDQVFTFSGVLRAHIRTHLGISPYQCNICDYIAADKAALIRHLRTHSGERPYICKICQYPFTVKANCERHLRKKHLKVTRKDIEKNIDYVSTNTSEMVDALCSPDTVCKCCGEDLKSYRALHIHMRSHSNFQKKKLFECKECGTAFSAKRNCIHHILKQHQHLQEKEIENHILSSCSPEQRRVDTPPLEDSTYLERKPTTSYLEPQNGFHHGGVSFPLKLEPASSFPVDLDEPLDFSQKNKNPCVFPVKEEPVFTSLASFDSSMEPIDLSIPKYAKQDKENPPIQPNTQEQICGPISQLFSCQPYQLPLSANELLEKAAAITHSKPVKNPVHLTVPIISPAVLGSATILRPLRPKPPPLLPKPPVTKELPPLASIAQIISSVSSAPALLKTDVTTPSSQVAANNSSTPEKSGTSKSQMTIQNKEPAPPSDASHNVTNLTSLSDLSNPAATVIGAKKRGRKKGTKNKPKVAMGVDLESSGEFASVEKMLATTDTNKFSPYLQSTEHLKEAVDKNGTSDDERDSSEDKKTKRNSYSNSLQKITCPYCPRVFPWASSLQRHMLTHTGQKPYPCAQCDAFFSTKSNCERHLLRKHGVANLSLRRNGLMAQSKESDVGSHDSTDSQSDADLSSAEVDVLDLTSGEREKAEQVPLTVSKQVSTNKEAADLTVYPEKSKQDEEEQLEDDAVSNKSLDLNFASKLIEFKLSPSEQATNNSCDVCGKNFKFAATLGRHKRAHSCVSKGQEKNAEHKFNDLSTHIFNSTPVNTDEQESQDEELPVDLKVSKSTVATEPLGQKQTESEDILEDKLEKPLDKSDDDKDNKPETKGTKADKRKKICTVCSKRFWSLQDLTRHMRSHTGERPYKCQTCERTFTLKHSLVRHQRIHQKIRDTKSQGKESDKEEQLPRGDDESDAESMQSSTQHISENECDTPIFSSLAVTRSKKSQSPSADAEESSQNNGAASKDGHKDPGSHKPAEAKTVEGGNKEPEKATIQLLTSEGSLPVGGPK; via the exons GAATCAAAGGAGGAGAAGTCCTCATATATATGCCCCTTATGTGAAAAGGTCTGCAATTCACAGCACCAGCTTACTATGCACATCCGTCAG CACAATACTGACACCGGAGGAACAGATCATAGTTGTAGCATCTGTGGGAAATCCCTGAGCTCTGCTAGCTCTCTTGACCGCCATATGCTTGTCCACTCTGGAGAGCGGCCTTACAAATGTTCGATGTGTGGGCAGTCCTTCACTACCAATGGGAATATGCACAG GCACATGAAGATTCATGAGAAGGACCCAAATTCTGCAATAACTACAAGCCCTCCTTCCCCACATAAACGAAGGAGGCTGACATCTAAAAGAAAACCAGGCCCTGAAGAGGAAACCGAGAAAGAACCGGCTCCTCCAGCAAAGAAG GTGGTTGAAGAAATTCAGCAAGTTGAGCAATTGAAAAAGACTGAGGATGTCCTTCCCTGCCCTTTGTGCGCTAAAGAATTTCCTTGCAAGTCTAGTCTGGATACTCACATGGAGACTCATCCAGAAGCCTCTCTAAA GTGTGACATTTGCTGCATTTCATTTCGTACCCACCGTGGTCTGCTAAGACATAATGCTGTAACCCACAAGCTGCTCCCCAGAGACCAGTCTGGAAAGCCATTCATTCAAAACAACCCTTCCATCCCAGCTGGATTTAATGACTTGGGCTTTACTGACTTTTCTTGCAATAAGTTTCCTATCATTTCTCAG GTCTGGTGTGAAACCAATTTACGAAGATGCATCAGCGAATTGCACAGTTTCATATGTGAAATCTGCAACAAAGCGTTCCCGATGCCATCCGCTCTGAAACTGCACTTGGAAACCCATAAGGGGGATCAGGTTCACGGTCTGCACAAGATTGAAACATCGACTGGGGAGAATCAAGAACAGAAAGCTTTTATGGCAGCCTTGGGCCTGCAGTACACCAAAGACATCAAGCCTGTCAGTCAAGGGGATAATTCATCAGACTGTTTCCAGGCCATACACATAGAAGCTATGAAGAGCAACCTACCTCACGAGCTTGGTAGCAACACAACTATGCTAAAGTTGTCTCCTTTAGAAGCACCCCCTGTTGTTGGTCCTTTCTCAGTCCTACCCTCAGCGAAAGAAAACATGAAATTGCTTTCCTTGCAGCCTTTCCAAAAAGGCTTTACTGTACAACCAGACAATAGCATTGTGGTAAAACCTATCTCTGGAGAGTTGGCTGATATTCAGCAGATATTAAAGATGGCTACTTCAGCACCATCTCAGATTAGTCTTCCACCATTGTCTAAAATGTCTCCTGCCATTATTAAACATATGCCGCCATTAAAGCCAAAGCCACCAGTGACTCCTCGTACAGTTGTTGCTGCCTCTACTCCCCAATCTCATGCTACCAATCAGCAGACTTCCCCAGGCTGCATCAGCCCTAGCCTTCCTCCCCCACCTTTACGGATTATAAAGAACACTGTGGAATCTGCCACAAGCGCTATATATTTACAATCCAGGTCCGGAGCCAACTCCAGCTCCTCTACACAGAACGCCCAAGTACCAAACTCTGAATTCTTGAAACCACGAGATCTAAAGACACAGCTAGAACAGGACAGTATTATAGAAGCCTTTATGCCTTTAGACCTGGAGGTAAAGATCAAACAAGAAGTAGCTGAAGGGGATTTGAAATCAATTATTTCTGGATCAAATGGCAAAAAAACAAACCAAGCCAAAAAAGTGTTTTATCCTTGCCGCTTCTGTGATCAGGTATTTACATTCTCTGGTGTATTGCGGGCCCACATACGCACTCATTTGGGCATATCACCTTACCAGTGTAACATATGTGATTATATTGCGGCTGACAAAGCAGCTCTAATACGGCACCTGCGAACACACAGTGGTGAAAGACCGTACATATGTAAAATATGCCAGTACCCTTTCACTGTTAAAGCTAACTGTGAGAGACACCTACGTAAGAAGCATCTAAAGGTCACCAGGAAGGATATAGAAAAGAACATTGACTATGTATCCACAAATACATCTGAAATGGTGGATGCCCTCTGTTCCCCTGACACAGTTTGCAAATGCTGCGGGGAAGACTTGAAGAGTTATCGTGCTCTTCATATACATATGAGGAGCCACAGCAACTTTCAGAAAAAGAAACTTTTTGAATGCAAAGAGTGTGGCACAGCCTTTTCTGCCAAAAGAAACTGCATTCACCACATACTCAAGCAACACCAGCATTTGCAAGAAAAAGAAATAGAGAATCACATCTTGAGTTCCTGTAGCCCAGAGCAAAGAAGAGTAGACACTCCACCATTGGAGGATAGCACTTACCTCGAACGTAAACCTACCACATCTTACTTAGAACCACAGAATGGATTTCATCATGGGGGAGTTTCTTTTCCTCTAAAACTTGAACCTGCTTCCAGCTTTCCTGTGGACCTTGATGAACCCTTAGACTTTTCTCAAAAGAACAAAAACCCATGTGTGTTTCCAGTAAAGGAGGAGCCTGTCTTCACTTCCCTTGCCTCTTTTGATTCATCCATGGAACCCATTGATCTCTCTATACCCAAATATGCTAAGCAGGACAAAGAGAACCCACCAATTCAACCAAACACTCAAGAGCAAATATGTGGCCCTATCAGTCAACTCTTTAGCTGTCAGCCCTACCAACTTCCCCTAAGTGCCAATGAGCTCCTAGAAAAAGCTGCGGCTATCACACATTCCAAACCAGTGAAAAACCCTGTACACTTGACTGTTCCAATAATTTCTCCTGCCGTTCTTGGAAGTGCAACTATTCTCCGCCCTTTGAGGCCTAAACCACCTCCACTCTTGCCAAAGCCACCAGTCACTAAAGAGTTGCCACCACTGGCTTCCATTGCACAGATCATTTCTTCAgtatcctctgctccagctttgtTAAAAACTGATGTAACAACGCCTAGCTCTCAAGTTGCTGCCAACAATTCATCAACCCCTGAGAAATCTGGCACTTCCAAATCACAGATGACAATCCAGAATAAGGAACCTGCCCCTCCCAGTGATGCATCCCATAATGTTACAAACTTGACAAGCCTATCAGACCTCTCCAATCCTGCTGCTACAGTGATAGGAGCAAAGAAAAGGGGCAGAAAGAAGGGAACTAAAAATAAGCCCAAGGTAGCAATGGGTGTAGACCTTGAATCAAGTGGTGAATTTGCAAGTGTAGAGAAGATGTTGGCCACAACGGACACGAATAAGTTCAGTCCATATCTGCAATCCACAGAACATCTTAAAGAGGCTGTAGACAAAAATGGTACAAGCGATGATGAAAGAGACAGCAGTgaagataaaaaaacaaaaagaaattccTACTCAAATTCCTTGCAGAAGATAACCTGTCCTTACTGTCCCCGTGTTTTTCCCTGGGCAAGCTCCTTACAAAGACACATGTTGACTCACACAG gTCAGAAGCCCTACCCGTGTGCACAGTGCGATGCCTTCTTTTCTACTAAATCGAACTGTGAGCGCCATCTTTTACGCAAACATGGAGTTGCCAACCTCTCCTTAAGAAGAAACGGTCTTATGGCCCAGTCTAAAGAAAGTGATGTTGGATCTCATGATAGCACAG ACAGTCAGTCTGATGCAGACTTGTCATCTGCAGAAGTTGATGTCCTAGACCTGACTTCTGGGGAAAGGGAGAAAGCGGAGCAGGTTCCACTGACAGTCAGCAAGCAGGTATCCACCAACAAGGAAGCTGCCGATCTGACCGTTTACCCAGAGAAGTCTAAGCAGGATGAAGAGGAACAGTTGGAGGATGATGCTGTGAGCAACAAAAGCCTAGACCTTAATTTTGCGAGCAAGCTCATTGAGTTTAAGCTGTCGCCGAGTGAGCAGGCTACCAACAACTCTTGTGATGTCTGTGGGAAAAACTTTAAGTTTGCTGCCACTCTAGGCAGACATAAGAGGGCACACTCGTGTGTAAGCAAGGGACAAGAGAAAAATGCTGAACATAAATTCAATGACTTATCAACCCACATATTCAATTCTACACCTGTAAATACTGATGAGCAAGAAAGTCAAGATGAAGAGCTCCCTGTTGACTTAAAAGTTTCTAAGTCTACTGTGGCGACTGAACCATTAGGACAGAAGCAAACAGAGAGTGAAGACATTTTGGAAGACAAGTTAGAAAAGCCATTGGATAAAAGTGATGATGACAAGGACAACAAGCCTGAGACAAAGGGGACAAAGGCAGACAAACGAAAGAAGATCTGCACAGTCTGTAGTAAACGTTTCTGGTCCCTTCAGGATCTCACAAGACACATGAGATCTCACACAG GTGAGCGACCCTACAAATGTCAGACATGTGAACGCACTTTTACTCTCAAGCACAGTCTTGTTCGTCACCAGCGAATCCACCAGAAAATAAGAGATACTAAAAGCCAAGGGAAGGAGAGCGACAAAGAGGAACAGCTGCCAAGAGGAGATGATGAAAGTGATGCAGAATCCATGCAGAGCAGCACACAGCACATATCGGAAAATGAATGCGATACACCAATCTTTAGCAGCCTTGCTGTGACTAGGAGCAAAAAAAGCCAATCCCCCAGTGCGGATGCTGAAGAATCATCACAAAACAATGGAGCTGCATCTAAAGATGGCCACAAAGATCCAGGCAGCCATAAGCCGGCTGAGGCCAAAACTGTAGAGGGTGGTAACAAAGAGCCTGAAAAGGCTACTATACAGCTTCTAACCTCAGAGGGATCCCTGCCTGTTGGAGGACCTAAATGA